TTATTTTACTATATAATACAACAAAAGTGATGAAATATTATAAGATTTAAACAAAGCATAGCATATTCTTTCCATTAGTCTAAGATTTTCTTTTCCTTACCAGCTCCTTAAAAAACCTTGTCAATGATACTTGAATCTGCTTTACATAAGGCCTCCAAAGGAATCAACTTCGGGGTGGTCGCTCCTCTTCCTTCACTCATATCAACTTCGTCTTCACTTATTCGCTTCCATTCAAAACATTGAATCAATAAACCCAAAGTTAAACTCACTGTACGGTTCCCCAAGTTTGCTCCAGGACATGCCCTTCTTCCAAGCCCAAACGGAATCAACTTTTCTGCTTCTCCTTCTTTCTCAAATCTCTCAGGCTTGAACTCAGTAGGGTTGCTCCATAGTTCAGGATCTCTATGAATAGCCCAAGCATTTACCAACAGAATAGTATTCTTTGGGAAGTTGTATCCTCCTACGGTGCAATCTTTTGAAGAATAATGTGGCGCCAATAATGGAAGTGCAGGGTGCAACCGAAATGTCTCGTGGATAACATTTTGTAGGTAAGGGAGTTTCGAAATGTCGGATTCTTCTATTAAGCGATCTTGTCCTATTTGAGTATCTATTTCTTCCTTGGCCTTCTTTAACACTTCTGGATGGTTTAGTAATGCAGCCATAGCCCATTCTAAAGAAGTTGCTGATGTTTCTGTTCCTCCAAGAAGCATAACCTGCGAGTTCAAGTCAAATTCGACACCATAAGAGTAAAATCTTTGTTTCGTTTTCATAAAACTAGTAATTTTCTTCATATTCAAAAGTTGGTGAATGGAGACAAAACTTAGAAAGTTTGGAAAATCTGAGTACTATTGATTTTCGCGTAGAATGAAATGAAGATTAAAAAACCAGCAGTGATAACCGTCACCTTTTAGGTTCATTAAAAAGTTAATGTATCTAAACAATTCAGTGAACTAAAAGAGAAAAAGCGACAGATATTTTGATAAAGAAGGCCATGGCCCATGTATTTATAATCATATTATATATGGTGACGTCTGTGGTGGCCTAACAATAGGTGGCTAAGTATGGCCAAAAGGTTGACTAACTTTTTAATAGATGACACATGGCAAAGAATTTATTCATCATACATTTAAAAGGAATGTTAAGTGTAGTAAGTGTCATAAATTACTGATGGCAAAAAGGAAAATGCAATGCAAAAAACTGTTTTTGTCTTTTGGATCTTATAATAATTAAACCAAAAAAACTCTTgttacttttaatttaaaaaaaatgatgataataaaaaagagagatagttcacaaaaaagaaaaaaaaaacatataagatgatgaattacttttttttaaatatattatatttgtgaaatatactaatttaattatacattttcattcatttaaaaatagttttatctatccataataaatttaaatgttactaagatttattttttatattattatattataattatttgaaaataaaaaaattagaatatattaaaaaattatacctTCGTAGCTTTTTgttatcaattattttaattttttttctttttgttttgttttataatttcgtccactttcaattttttttcaatgtaATTATTGCtcttgaaaaattattttaaaaacaaaaacattaatatcttaaatatgtaatatatattcgatttgtttcttttatctggtcagtttaatatttttttaaagtattacctaaaactaaaaaaataaatacttatatgTAGTTATTTTcctataaaattaatagttgaaagttattacataataatttattcaaaattttaaatatatcaaattatctAAAATAACTATTAATTACATGTAAGTATTAATTTTTCAAGAGCAATAACTacattggaaaaaaaattaaaagcggacgaaattataaaacaaaacaaaaaaaattaaaataattgataacAAAAAGCTACGaaggtataatttttttaatatattttaatctttttatttttaaataattataacataataatataaaaaataaatcttagtaacatttaaatttattatgaatagataaaactatttttaaatgaataaaaatgtgtaattaaattagtatatttcacaaatataatatatttaaaaaaaagtaatttatcatcttatatgttttttttttcctttttgtgaGCTATCTCTCTTTTATTATCAtcatttgttttttaaaattaaaagtagcaagaatttttttggtttaattattataaagCTCAAGAGacaaaaacaaatttttgcattGTATTTTCCTTTTTGCCATTAGTAATTTATGGCACTTACTACACTCAACATTCCCTTTAAATATATGATGAGTAAACTCTTtatcatatatcatctattgaAAGGGTAGTCAACCTTTTGGCCATACTTAGCCACCTATTGTTAGGCCACCAGAGACCTCaccattatatatttattatatagtTCTAAGACCTCTTTCTGTTATATAACACAAGAAGCAGCAGCAGCTAAAAGAGAGTGAAAGCAACAATCACCAGAACAATGCCTTTGATGATTTGATCCGTGTAGTACTCGGGCTGCGACTGTTGCAAGCTCAATAAATGGTCAATCATAGTATTTTTATCTCCACCCTGTTTCATTCTGTGCTGATCAATAAGCCCCTGCAAGAATACATCGCTTCTCCTAGCAATATCCTTGAGCCTCTTCTCTAGGTTCCCAAAATCGAACCACCGAAGAACCTTCACGAATTCAAAAGGGTTACTAGACCCTCCCAACGATAAAAGTTCTTTGATGAGCTCCCTGAACTGCTTCGCTTCCTCTGTGTCCGCGACGTCACAGTCATCACCATAGTACCTTTCATGGATAAATACAAAAATGTTAGGAAAACAGTAGAAATCACTGAAATAATTgtgtatttttaatataataaatatataatataattataaatacaaCTATATTAaatgtacattaaaattaattattaaaaaaattaatataaattaatatatattgaaatataaaatataagaaattgttaattttgtttaattttcaaaacataccTCTTCCCCGAGATCATcctcatgatggtgttgaaCGTCATCTCCGTGAGCTTCGACTTCAGCTCAACCTTAGCAAAATCTTCACCATTTCGCGATGGAGCCGCAAGGCTTTGTACCAGCCTCAGGGTCTCGTCCCTTCGTATTCCCAAGAACGAGTTGAGGCGGTGCGTGGAGAGGACATCAAGGGAGATAATGCGGCGGACATTGCGCCAGTGGTCGCCATAAGGTGCGACCGTGACGGTGGTGAAGTTGTAGCCGACGTGTTTCGCGGAACGGAGCGGCGGCCGGTTGGCCAAGATGATGTCGTTCTTTGTGAAGCATTCTTGAACGAGAGAGGGTGATGAGACGACGATGACGGGTTGGGAACCGAACCAGAGGGAGAAGACTTGGCCGTACTTTTGAGAGAAGGCGTGAAGGGTTCGGTGCAAGGGGAAGTTGAGTTGGCGGAGGTTGCCCAAGATGGGAAGAGGTGGTGGACCTGGTGGAAGGTTCTTGAACCTTCTTGTTGAGAAGAGGAACTTGAGCGTTATGATGAGGAAGAGAATAGAAAGGAAGGTGTAGGAGATTAATGGTGTCATTCTATTTTTAGCTATGTTGCAGTGCTTGTTAATTATTATGATACAGTATGTTCTTTTGTTGAATGTGAATACATGATGCAAGGTTCGGTGCCATATGTAGACTATATAAAGAGACGTGTTTTGCAGAAAAAGGTTTAGAGAGAAGTTTCATCACTTGATAACTAGTCAACTACGTTGGgaaatgaaaattcaaaattggACACCGGTTTTTAAAAGTAAGatagaaatagaaataaaagtcAGAAGATACGACAAATCAACAATCCTTAGTGAAGTAATTGTTTTATTGTTTGAAGAaatttctcttcttccttgacAATAATTGTTTattgataaaaatttaatagtatattattttttgttcctattattaaaaaaatacaaaataacagaaagagtaataaaatttatgaaaaagattttatcaAGAAAATAATCTTGCAAAATATtttctgtatatatatatatatatatatatatatatatatatatatatatatatatatatatatatatatataattaatactttttaatttatatgtatatttatttaagaGTAAAATATCGTTTTTGTTCCTAATATTTGGAGTAAGTTTTATTTATGTCACTGACGATTAATTCGTTTTATTTGTATCCTTAACATTTATAAAAGTGATTCGATATTATATTGTCGTCAATTATACTAACATATCagattgtattttttaattattctcatTTGGATGTATTCATTCTATTAGATCTCATTTAAATGTGttcaattttaatattgtaCCCGCTATTTGTGTTCAGGTTCAATTATATTTctaaaaagtgaattatataaatattgcaggaattatttttaatttttgatgaGCTATTATCCAGAGTAGATTATCGATTCTGTCTTAAACATTTGAACTCTAACTTTAAGAAGAGATTTTCAGAACAACAACTAAAACTCATGATGTGTAACTGACggtaggataacattgaatcacttttacaagCGTTAGAGATACAAATAAAATGATTTAAACGTTAGTGATACAAATAGGACTTACCCCAAATATTGGAGACAAAAACGATAGTTTACTTTTGTTTCACTTGTTTTTTGGTTAACTTCGACAAGCAGTGTCGAAACGAGCTTATATCAAGATCTCAAGTATTGGAGAGCAGATACAACTCCTCTGAAAAAAGAGTGAGTTCAATCCAAAAATTACTTAATTAGTGTCGAGGCGATTTATATCAGAGTCGCTAGTGATAAATTTATAATAGATGACGAGAAAATGAATAAACAATATGATGAAAATGTAAAATGTTGATTAAAACAAACTAATAATAAAAcgcaaagaaaacaaataacaatGAATACGATAAACAAAagcaaataaatagaagatTGACTTCTGACACTCACACGTATTTGTACTTTATGCTCTTTTGTTGCGTCGCAGAGActgaaaattttattattttaagtgataatctaatattttttagtgAAGTCCTgaattttttctaaatttctattatttataGACCATGTGAATTTGACTGATCTTGGAGCATATTGTCTAcgatttcattttctctttttttttaactacGATCTTACCTTgaccataaaaaatttttatctcTAAATTTTGACAATTACGTCGTCTTTAGTCTTCAAATACTAACTTATTCCTTAATTTTCGCTCTTATGTTTCCATTTTCAACTTTAAAGGCCAAATGAAGCTTTTGATCATTGAAGGAGGTCACCCGTTACCTTTCAATTTCGACAttttttgtaacttttttttgTCAACTCCAATTTGCCTAATTTTATTTCTGCAGTCAAAATACTGCTTTGATTATTAAAGTtactgataaaaaaaatattttttttaccaacaactctttatttaattataatttatatttttatactatacATAACAGGGTTACGAGAGAGTAGAATTGTTTTacaaattttcttttcaaaatacCTTTCAGCATGAATAAGccataaaaaaaagttattttgtTAACTACAAAAATTAAACACATAATCTTTTAGTTTTAATATAGATTTCTGACGCAACGTGATATCTTGGACTAACGAAAGTAAGTGGGCCAAAAACAAACGGGCATGTGAATGGCCATTGcggaaaaaaagaaatattaggCTCTGAAAATAAAATTAGCATGTATATGTGTAAAATGTAAGTTACGTAAATTGAAAATGTTACCTGAGGAGTATTTATAAATAGCTTGTGGTTTGATGTTAATTTGTTGGAACTGTCCCATTATTAGGTCATACAATAATTGCCGTTATTGACAGCATAGTCATTCGTGTAGTGGGAGGTTAGAATCTCATTTGATGCTTAGGATCATCTCGTGGGTGGAGAGATACGCATGCATGTGTTCCCAAAATCGGGTCAGATTACGAGTCGACCATCTCTGAATGATACTTTGATAAGAAAAGGGAAAGATAAACAAAAACATGAattgaaactaaataaaaagagtaattatttaaattaatttttaaagattttaaaaataaatattttagtttttaaaaagaattaatacaaaaaaaatatttttaagattttattttgatagataaattagtttttagtttatttttagacagaataattatccaaatcaattattaaaaattctaaaaacgaACATTTtagtccaaaaaaaattaatatataaatcaattccaaatatttttgttttgttagtctCCTATTTATTTTTCGGTATGACCCACTAAATTTTCCAAATATTTATTAGAAAAAGAATATTAGTAGATattataatcaaattaaattttaaggTTAATGTTTTGGACAAATAGTAACATAACGGACGGCGACTAAAAGAGAAAACGTCACGAATTCACATTAAACACACCACAATGACAACATTGCTAAGCCTGAAACCGTCGAGTCACGATATTGATGAAGAGTAAAGAGAACCATGgtggtgagagagagagagaggggtttCGGATTCGAAAGAAAGACCAGCGACTGATTGTTAGAGAGGGGTTagattgatggtgaatgaagaGAGGGGTTGGACTGTTGGAGACTTCCACATTCCACCACGATGACCAAACCAAGACAATTGTGCCTGAGCACGACGGCTAACAGCAGAAGAGTGGCTAAGCAAACGATGACTAGCAACTCATGGCAAGCCCGAAAAAGATGCACCGATTGTTGAATGAAGAAGAAGTGCGAAGCTGCGGACGTAGGATTGTTGAACAAAAGGTGGCACTGAATCTCTCCTTGCGATGGTGGAGGAGACTGTAACCTAGGGTCAAGAGTTGAGAGAGGAGATTGAGACTGAAGATTGGGGGAATGGCTCGACGGAGATTGAACAGGGAGGATGAGGATCTGATTTTTTGATCCCTAAACAAAAAACAAGTAAACGACGATGTTTCATAAGAACCAGCCATATCCTATTTGGTCTGATCGGTCGATTCAACGATTTAGAAGCAGTTTCGAGTTAAGcagtttttttttatgttaaaccAAACTATATTGGCATTTAATTCGCAACTAAATTGATCCGATCGACCAGTCCAATCCgatttttaaaaccataactaaAAGTCAATCGTCAAAGTAGTTGTTATGTATTTTTATaagtatatttatatatttaatttcatatatcttcaacaaaataattaaatctttttattgTAGTATAATTaaatgttttattattattaaatatgtatttttatatatgcggtaattatgttttatgtttatggTTATTATTTTATAGGTAAATTCTATCCTACGCTCTTAATTATAAAGAGTAAGTTACCCTTATAACATGCCATATTAtaattagataaaaataaattgactTATCATAGgtaattttaactttttatctaactcaagttttgataattaaccAATTAACCatggtataatttttttttacaattcataaaaatatttagagaAGTCCcatttaaaaagattaaaaaaaaaagcaaataaaaaatttaagtgaaccaaaaaatttataattctcTTTCTTGATAATTCTCCCTCttcatttttttaacaaaaaactTCATTCATCCCGAAAAATCTCTGTTATCATTTTAGCtatcctttctttttctctccatGTGAAGAATTTGTGTTGCATGAAGAAAAGCTATAAAATCTTATATAGCTGCCactgaaaatataaaattttcgtTACATAGAGCCTATCGTATAACAtcctttttttttatactttttttttcttctactatttatttaatctttttttaattcaatatGCATAATTTCTGTTTTATTATTGCGATAATATAAAGTTTTACCAAGTTATGATCTATGTATTACTTTCTATTTGATTTATGTCTTATACCATGTTATTCTTCAAATGCCAAAAGAACTATATCATGATTAATTAGTtaagttattaaaatttaaatttgataaaaaaattaaagttaaatataataaattaatccATTTCATTCAATAATAATGtgacatattaaaaaaaataatttatcttttaaattaaaaaaattggataGAATTTACCTATTTTATATGATAAggtttataaattaattattaagcAAAATTAACGTAATAGGTTGTAGTATGTATAATTTGAATTGAACTTTCGGTCTTATCCTTGCTGGCGTTGCCAATGTAATAATGGAATAATTGATGGTTCAACTATTGATGGCAATGCAGTATTCTAGAGATATCACATGTACGCAGAATTCTGGATATCTCAGCAAATAAACTGTCGATGTCAATTCCAATATTTTGTGTGTTGTTGTTCttaattgttcttcttctagTTTGAACTTTGAACTTTGAACTTTGAAGGTTGACTTGTCAACTACGAAATCTATTATAGTTAGGGAAATTGAAGAGTCTTGTATATCACGTTAAAAGATGATCTACGTAATTAAGCTGAGGAGAAAGATGTAAGAGTCAAAGGCCCATCAACGTCGAATCCCATTCCCACCTCATCAGAAAGTGAGAATCACTGAATCACGCCTTGGAGATCATGAGACCTCAGATTCTATTTAATTAAGGAATTCACGCGAGCTAATAAAGGCAAAATGTTATGTCACAAATATAATGCACCAAATTAAGATACCaataagacattaaaaaatgaaaaaataagataCCGACAATAGCAAATAAAGTTGCTAGTTGCTAcatgatttggatcctctaaagtttgaattttattttagagagtaaagtgtgatctctcaccatttatttcataggtgagatcaagaataaatataaaagaaaaactaTTCAAGAGTAGaaaatcacactttattctctaaagtgaaattcaaactttagaggatctaaattcttttaaaaaggGTAAGAATAGTTTTTGCACAAAATTTTAAGATACTATTTGATTTAGACATTGGAATGTTTTTACAAGTTATTTTTTCGACCTGATTTGCATTGGAGTAAGGAAGAAGTTTTTCGTTGTCACGTAAGTTTGGCAACGTAGCAGGGCTTCCAAACAGGATGCAATCTTCTTTATTACGTTGGAGCactaaattttctttttcaaaaagttaGAAGCAaattgttttatatttattttatttttctttatttaaaatttgtttggACTAAGAGTCTTGGTTTTTTTGGctctattttattttggaatTAATATCGAATTATTATACAATTATtactaaaacaaaagaaagtttaaaaaaatttggaagtaattttaaaaagataaaagtagtcttttttaaattaattttttttacttgtactagaaattataaattttaaatttaattttaaaaggaCTAATTGAAATTATAGTTAatttaaaatgactaaaatattttttaaggaTTAATTTAAGTAGTGATCTAACAGGGATCTCTAATCTTAAAAAAgtctaaaacaaaaatatttagacTAGGTTAAAGTCTTTAGATTAGGTTACGgtctaatttgaattttgtcTAAGATGGTTAGAAAAAGGCTTCATAATCTAAGAATGTTTGAGGCAAAAATAATTAAGGTTTTTAGATTAGTGAGGAGCTAGTCTAAATCATTTCgtaattttaagaaaattttgaaaaatttatatCTCTAACATTTTTAGGTTGATAGAATTTCGAATCTAAGTTTTACTTTAAAAAGTTAGAAAAATATCAATATTAGATTGTGATTATCTAAGTCAATGATATAGTCTAAGAAGACTTTATGCaaataatattcttttaaaCTCGTTCTCTATTAGTGAAACTCTCAAATATCTCGAGGATTGGACGTAGGCATTTT
Above is a genomic segment from Arachis stenosperma cultivar V10309 chromosome 1, arast.V10309.gnm1.PFL2, whole genome shotgun sequence containing:
- the LOC130963732 gene encoding cytochrome P450 81E8-like, whose product is MTPLISYTFLSILFLIITLKFLFSTRRFKNLPPGPPPLPILGNLRQLNFPLHRTLHAFSQKYGQVFSLWFGSQPVIVVSSPSLVQECFTKNDIILANRPPLRSAKHVGYNFTTVTVAPYGDHWRNVRRIISLDVLSTHRLNSFLGIRRDETLRLVQSLAAPSRNGEDFAKVELKSKLTEMTFNTIMRMISGKRYYGDDCDVADTEEAKQFRELIKELLSLGGSSNPFEFVKVLRWFDFGNLEKRLKDIARRSDVFLQGLIDQHRMKQGGDKNTMIDHLLSLQQSQPEYYTDQIIKGIVLVMLLGGTETSATSLEWAMAALLNHPEVLKKAKEEIDTQIGQDRLIEESDISKLPYLQNVIHETFRLHPALPLLAPHYSSKDCTVGGYNFPKNTILLVNAWAIHRDPELWSNPTEFKPERFEKEGEAEKLIPFGLGRRACPGANLGNRTVSLTLGLLIQCFEWKRISEDEVDMSEGRGATTPKLIPLEALCKADSSIIDKVF